The region AGTTAACCTTTTGAATACTATCAAGTgaattcaagttttaaaaatgttatttggtGGCATGCTTATTTTGAAACTGGCAAAACTAACCTCCTCATTGCTTAATACAGCATTAATACCACTAACTAGAGAAAAAGGCAtgtgtaaaaattaataaagatcacTTACGGACATTAATTTGAACAAATGTTCAAAATTATTccctttttaaatcttttatcatTAATGAAAATTATAACCAAGTGTTGTCATTCGTTCAATACGTAGTTACTGAACATCTCCTGGAGTCAAGCTACTATGCTGCATACGAGTCAATAAAGACCCATGTCTGCCTGATAaactcagatttaaaaaaaaaaaaatgctttgacaGTGTTCACTTGAAAACACAAGCAAAAATGGTAGCAAGTAGAGCTACCattgaatgttttcttttcatgGATTTATCTCCCTCCTCATCACATGAAGTGAAAAGTAGTTGCTATTCTGTATTTATGTTGGTGAACATGGCTGAGAAGCTAGTGACGATAGTAAAAGCTTCCTGCTTTTCTTCTCGTCCCCCCAGAGTGGATCATGACCGTATCAGGGACGTGGGTCCTGACAGGGCAGCATCAGAGTGGCTGCTGCGCTGTGGGGCCATGGTGCGCTACCACAGCCAGGAGAGGTGGCAGAAGGACTACAACCATCTCCCGACAGGCCCTCTGGACAAATACAAGATTCAGGCAATTGACGCCACCGATTCCTGCATCATGAGCATCGGGTTTGATCACATGGGTAAGTCCTCTACCATTTGTTATGGGAAATGCAGGTGGTTTGCAATGACCTTTGGTTGCAGTTGACTCACTCTTATAGTCACACGGGTGTCCTTCTCGCCCTTTTCAGTCCAATCCAGCTTGTCTCTTCTTGTGTATGATATTTATTCTTAAGTTACATAGAGGTTACAAGtaccctcctctcctttctctccacactAAGCTGTGGTTTATCGACTTAATATTCAAGGTCTTGTTTGTTAAACTATCTTTGTCAAACTTCTGTCATTGAGTAACCCTGACtaatatagaaataattatatCCACACAGCCTCTGCTTGTGTGGGCATTTCATTCCTCAGTGCATGGGCATCTGACTGTGGAATGGCCCTGTCTATCAGCACAATCCATGTAGTGAATACTTTGTGTGGTTAATAGGGTGACTAATTGTTCCAGTTTTCCTGGGATTAAGAGGTTTCCTAGGACTTAGGACTTTCAGTCCTGACACCAGAACAGTCCTGGGCAAACTAGGACAGTTGATCATCTTAATGGTAAAGCGGGTTCTTAAACTGTACTTTTTTCCCTTCCAGAAGGCCTACAGTATGTTGAAAAAATAAGACTATGCAAGTGTCACTATATTGAGGATGGTTGTTTGGAGAGACTTAGCCAACTTGAAAATTTACAAAAAAGCATGttggaaatggaaataatttcatGTGGGAATGTCACAGACAAAGGTATCATTGCTTTGCATCATTTCAGGTAGGTGGTCAGTGTCAAAATGGAAACTTGATCATGTTAAGGTGAAGAATCAGAATTTAAAACAGTTGAGAGATggtatctttttttaattctgaaaaacagaattttaaaaaatggtttaacTTTCAGCCACAATACTTTAAAACAATTGAAGTTATCAACTTTAATATCTTATAGTTGTACTGCATTTTTTAGgaagcatctttttttaaaaatcaattacatAAAGCACCTAGCATGATGCCTATTACAGTTGTTGGTGCTCTCAGTAAACATCAGCAATTATACTTCCTCCtcatcttttaaagtattttccccCCATGTTCTGCCAATAACCTCAGCATCACAGGAAGTTTGAGAAATCTTAAACATTAGAACCAAAAGTACCAGATTGTTTGTCTCTTACATTAGTTCAGGCTTTGTGGCTTCATCTCGTAATAGAAACTTGAGTTGTTTTAAGAACTTCcccagtttcttttcctttctaggttaagattaatatttttaaacttcaatctcatttaaaataaaagcagaaacatagCACAGTTCACCCATTTTTCCTGCTTCTCACCCCGGCTTGGCAATAACCACCAATCTGTTTTGTGTATCTGTGagcttgcttgtttatttttagcttccacatacaggagatcatacagtatgtgtctttctctgtctgactgacttcacttagcataatgccctcgaGGTCCATCCGGTTTGTCCccaatgttgaattttatttttttatggctcaATACTACATATATGCATATCCTGTATTTTCTCTATTCACTGATCCATCAGTGGActtttaggttgtttctgtagagtgactattgtaaataatgctgcactgAACACAGGTGTGCAGATGTCTTgttgagttagtgtttttgttttcttcagataaatactgaAACAAAGAATTATTGAATCATTTGgtagttcttttttaattttttgaggaatctttaTGCTGTTTTTCATATGACTGCCccaatttacagtcccatcaACCATGCACAAAGATTCCCTTTCCTCTACGTCCTCGCCAACACTTACTTctagtctttttgataatagccattctaacaaatGTAgggtgctatctcattgtggttctggtttgtatttccctgataatgATGTAGAGTATCTCTTCCTGTACCTGTTCTCCATCTGTAtgccctctttggaaaaatgtctattcagatatttgcccattttaaaaattgcattgttcaggttttttgctattgagttgtatgagcttatacattttggatattagccccttattagatatatgacttgcaggtattttctcctgttgagtaggttgccttttcattttgttaatggttttctTGGCTGTGCAGAAGCCTTTCAACTTGATGTAGTTCCacttgtttatatttgctttgtttttacttttagtgTCAGATTCAAAAAATCATAACTACAACTGATGTAGTTCCacttgtttatatttgctttgtttttacttttagtgTCAGATTCAAAAAATCATAACTACAACTGATGACATATTTGTATGTCATACTTAACATACAAAGGAGTTCTATGCCATAATATACatatttggaaaaactcagcagaaTTATTGACATAACCAGAACAACTAAACTTTCCAAAGTCTGGATTAGTTCCTAGCATGAATCTCATTTAAAGTAGTGCTCTAAGATTACTGTTCCAAAAGTCATTTTGCATGTGTAGGATGATATGAACACACACTGTGTGTAATTTCTTAAAAAGCCAATAAAACAAGTTTACTTTTAATGCTATAAGAGTAAAGGTCAAattatattaacttttaaaattttctttttttttacaggaaCCTCAAGTATTTGTTTCTAAGTGATCTTCCtggagtaaaagaaaaagaaaaaattgttcaAGCCTTTAAGACATCACTGCCTTCTCTGGAGCTAAAATTAGACttgaagtaaaataatatttcaataagTATCTTAATTCAGTGTAGAGTGTCATTTTAAATTGATCCTTAACAGCAACAAATATTATATAGTTATCAGCAGAACTATAAGGATGTTATGACATTTTAGCAGCATCCATcatgtagaaaataaacattcAGATGTGATTCACTAAAGTTACTAAGTTGGAAGTAAGAATTTATGTACACTAAATCATATTAAGTGCAAATCAGATAccctattaattttaatatattctttattttataatggtATCTATATAAATATCTCGATATAGATACTTAAgttctttaaaatgatttaaatgtaCAGTACAGGTATTTACTTTTTAACAGTAATTTGCTTCATTTTAAAGTTATTGAAGCATGTTACTATAAATGTACAattatgaaaaactgaaagctaaaTTTCAGATTCATTGATGGAGTCAGTTATGCAAAGTAATCAGAGGTTGCTGGAGCATTCCCATTGCTTCCCAGGATTTGCATGCATTTCTCATGATCCTGCATATCTGTGCTCTTTGTAACATACATCCTTTCTCTGAATAAACAGTTTCTGGCTAATTTGTCTAGTCTGTAGGCTTAATCTGGTGTTTTATTAAAACTAGACATAAATACTTGGCTGGATTTAAATAACTTTGCTTATTCCAATAAACCAGAGGAAACAATAATGAAGACCAGCAACAGCTTTACCTATTTTtgcttaaatttaaaaactgcttaAAGAGGAAAAATTTAACATGTCAATTAGAAACTAATTTGTATTCCCTCATATATGTTGGATAGTATTTCTCATGAGTATGAGCACAAAATTCACTTTATGTCTAGAACACAGTAATAATGAATATCATAAATAGATAGAATCAGGGCCATTTCAAAGAGGTAAAAATAAAGATCTGATTTTATTATTGTTAGTTATATGCCAACTTGTTTGAGGATGTCTGTATGTTTGGTTTGAACATTATTCGGTTGGATATAACCGTGACTGgagatagttttaaaataaacactttcTCTGATGCACTCTTATagtagaaaaatgaattttagttGTGTTTAGAAACTGGATTATGTAAATAGCACATGCCATAAATGATATACTATTTACTAATTGccactgtcattttaaaaatcaggaaatgttTGTCTCATGTGAAACAGTGGTGATTCCGTGATGAAGAAAGGATCACGGATATGGTTAAGTATAAGCATACATTTTAtagaagtcagaaaaaaatgaCCACTTCTGTCTCAGGTTTATTTGATTACTATGTGATGAAGCAACTGACTGCCCACAAGTTAGTCTGGAGATACTTTTCTATTCTGAATGggattctttaaaaatactggGTAAATTAGGCAGTTACAGTCACCTGCCTCGTCAAGTGCATTGTTAGGggtaatggaaaaagaaaatacaaaatttacaCTATTGCAGAAGTTGGATGTTCTTCTTTGTCATTTGAATCAAAGTCTATGTAACAAGAATTAGATTATATTGTGACTGGTTATTTAGCCCACTGTCAACTTTCTGCAAGAAGCTACATACATCAGGAAGCCTTAGGCTATCATTAAACTGGCTGGGGTAGTCAAAATTATTGAACAGATGCCAGAATTTGGTAGATCACTGTGTAGTACGTAAAAACAGTCAAATGCTGTCATGAAGAAAATTAATATAGCAGTAAATTGAAGTGCAAAAGAAATGTTTTGAATATACAGTAAACAGTAAAATACATCTTCAAAACCCATGGCGAGAACTGCTAGGAAACAGCAGCACATCAATCAGAAATGGGGCTGAGCAATAAGAAACAGACATCAGCTTCATATTGCCCTTATGTCCAGGGGACAAAGACGAAAAAGCTTTTTGAATAGAAGCAATAGGCCAAATCAAAGCTAATTATATGTCATCATTTTAAGTACCACTGTACAAAGCTAGCAATTGTCAATAATATCACTTTGGCCTATTATTGTCAGTGTTTAACTGTTAGgttggtatatatacacacatatatgcgtGTGCAGTATAAAGATACTTCAGGGAAACATCAACTTAAAACATAATTCTTATGACCCAAGTGAAAGTTTATAAGCAGTTTCTTCCAAAACCCAGATCACTGTATATAGTCCTGCCTGTTGCTCTGTCTCCAAGTCTGAGGCAGAACTGGAGAGAATGGAGTACTAATTACTTTCAGGCTGGCAGGCTCAGTTCCTGCAAAGCCTGTAGATCTTGTTCTACCCCTTGGTCAACTGCCAAGCTTCATGCCATTGTTTGCAAGGGTAACTGGGTGAACAAATGTAGACAGATTATAGTCAACCCATCTTGCCTGCAAGAATGACTAAGATGCATCCTTTACTAAAGGTAGACTGAAGTATATGTAAGAAGTGTCTATAAACACATCATTAAATATATAAGCAGATAAATTACAGTCCTTTTATGATAATccatatgattttaaatattttgaatgactCAAATATTCAAGAAGTTTccatatataaaaatcaagaaCTAGAACAAGCAGGAAAtggaattttaaacattttgcttTTAAGAACTAAAACCCTCCTTAAATATGATGAGAAAATCTGAAGAAGCAGGAGACAGGACTCAAAGCAACAGAGATCCAAAAAAATATATGGGCATTCTGTAATCCATTTTCACCTGTTCTATCTGGTACGATTATAgcataaatcttttttcttttgcatctctATTTTGTCAGAGGTATAAGTGAGTACAGTAGATACAGTTTATATTCTGTCCATCAGCTCAGCTACTTAGATACAATAAAAATACAAGTGAAAATCCAAAGAAGTTGTTCCTTTCTGTTCTGGACAGCATCGTCATGCATGGAAGACTGCCTCTGGAATTTTCCTTCACATCTTGCCATGTGGCCTCCCCCACTTAGTTACTTAAATTTTCTCCTGAGGCTTTTTCCAACGTTGTGATTGTTTTCAACCAAATGTGTGTTTTATTCAAATTGATGATCAACTCTTTTTTTATCGTCAATCTCCAAgctctttaaatgtttggaaaATGGTAGTTAAGTTTCTTGGTGTTACAGCAATATTTCTTGTTATCCAGAGCtggaaggatgctgctgctggtcAGCTGAGGTAGGCACTGCAActgaaaatacaaaacagaattaCGGTCAATGCCACACACTTTTTTCATTATCCATAACACATTCaaaaaaaggtaaataatttTTTCAGCACAGAAATACTCTTTCTGCATAGAATCCGGGATCTGAGAGAGAACAGAATGTTTACATCTGGAGCTCAGGGGCTCCAATCAAGATGGAGgaattgatggacagggagctcaCTGCCTCCTATAAATCTggtctctgcttttccttttcaagATTTATTGTTTATAATAAAGCAAAACATGTACTTGTATAATGTACAAAACATGTACATAAAGGAAATTTAGAGGATATGAAAAGGAAGGGGAAATCTACATGTTAATAGTATTGGAAAAAAAGCATATATTCACAGGAGTTAAGAGCTTGCTGGGACCTTAGGGATCATTTAAGCCAATACCTTGTcttacaggaaagaaaactgatgtCTGAAACACTCAGATGATTTGGCCACCTACTACCTTACTTAAAAAGGCAAAACTGCTCCTTTAATGCTGCCAGAAAATGTCTGAATTCATCCTCAATGTCAAACGAAAGCAAGGGAACACATATTTTTTATGGTACTATATGGACTTAGGTATCTGAAAAACGAATACTTTTCAGGACTTTTAAATCAAACCTACAAGTGATATACAAATTAGTGAGGTTCCTCTATTCTTTcatgtaaaaatatttctatctAGACCCTTTACTCCTGAACTCAAAGAAACAGTAAGGTAAGGAGTAACTGAGGGGAAAGTCTGCTTAGTATGAAAAGCATTCTTAACTTCCTAACTCTGGTCTATTTTAGGGCACTGGGTTTCATGTGGTATCTGTTCCTAATGGACTAtccaccctcttctctcctccaaatCTCACAAACACCACCCAGATACCACTCAGCAGTGGAAACTGCAAGGGGAAAGACTAAGGCAAGATAATTTAAAGCTTAAGGGGCACCTGAGCAGATGAAAGAAGCAATCAGGAGCAGCCAGCTCATCCTAACTGTGGTTCCAACTACAATCCATTCTAAATCAGAACAGCTCTTGGTTTATGACAAGACACTTAATGCAAGGCCACTCTTCCCACTTTACAGCAATCACAAATCTTCACAGGCTCCCAGTGTGCAGCCTGGATGCTGTGCTCTGGTTAAACATACTGTTCTGCTATTCTCACTGAAAGTAATAATCACCGCATTTACCGTAGCCAACTCTAATGATTAACGGGTCAAGGAGGAAAACAGTTCCTTTTTCAGATAAAGCTGGAATGTCAATCAGTACTGAAGGTAAACATGATGACAGAGAGCTGCCTGGggtaaatttaatttcattttccaaaGCACAAGAAGCATGCTCAGTGGAATTCACTCCCTTGTCTCTGTCTGGGACCTGTGCTCCTGCACAGCAAAAGCCCTGGCCCCTGGGTGGCAGCAGGGAGCCACTAGGCAGGGTCATCTTTAGGATTCAGGAAGAAGGGCCCTTAACAGGCAAGTGTCTCTGGGACCCTGGCCGGTAGATCTTGTGAGCTGTGTGTCCTCACACAAGAATAACAGGATGCTGGAACTGCAAGCCACAACGGACACCTCAAGTATAGATTCAGGCTCTCTGTACCAGATGAACTCATCTGATATTGCAACCCTGCACGCTTCTGTAAAGCAGTGCCCCAGCTTTACCCCCGGCAAGTGCTTTCGGCTCCGTCGTAGCGTCTTCCTTGTTGGTTTCTCATGCTCTTTTGCCGAATCCCCTATTTCTCTGATACTGTCAAAATACGAATGCTGCAACAGCTGCTCACACGTCAGTCTCTCAGCAGGATTCATGTGGAGACAGCCCTAAAGGAACAGAAAATCCCCTCTTCTTACTCTCTAAAACTGCATAAACTTATTAatatcattttttcttctttgaaatattAAAGTCTTCAGGTGGGGCCAAAAGgatgaaaaagtaagaaaaacacaCGAATCATGACTTTCATTCCTTCCACAATCATTCCTGGGGGGTAACcacataatgaatgaatgaatggtttctAGGAATAGTAATGAATCATTTTCTTCACCTTGTTCTGTTCTTGAGGCATTCGGTGCTCTGCCCTGAGGGAGCAGGACATGATTTTTGAGTTCACCTCAGTGTCCCACTAGAATAATCCTCCTAACCCGTTTTGGGCACTTTACTTTGTAAAAACtagtttttttattaaaaaaataatatctacacatgataaaaataaacttcataCAGTATGTAGCAAAGTCTCTTCATCACTCTAGTTCTCCCATTCTGTCTTCTAAAATCAGTCATTTTTTGTATATTCTTCCAGAAATAGCCCATGTATTACATGTATGTAAGGGAAAAGGGACATACCTCTCTTTACGTTACATCATTCTTAACTATTTGCTATGCCAGTAAATAGGCTAGAGGGCTCATACTTAGATAGATTAAATCTCACAATTACATACCTCAAGGAACTGTCtcatttctaaaattataaatgcatcagtaaatgttttaaatactttttataaTGGGTGGGACATTGACCTtagcttgcaaatattttaatcGGTACTTCATTTTACACAAGGGCTATATACTTTTGAAAATGTGTATGGAAATCAAGTTTTAAAGTTGAAACCTACTTTCAGTATATTAGAGTGTTATTTAAAAGAATCCTATGGCTAAatagtttgttgttttttgtttttttttttaagaaaaggatcCTTTTTGTAAAACAAACATTCCTCCTcttaaaaatttacatttcaaGTACAATATTAGGgtaatttaaagtgaaaaatatttacagttgttTTCACTGTTAtgtaactcattttaaaaatgaaaagcacaTATACTTTTCAAGTGAGAAGAAGAATTCTAAAAGGAACACTTTTCAATGCATGGATTGACATAATCATTCAGATTCCCCAATGATTCAGCTGCCCTGTGCTCCCAGGTCTGTTGGAAGCCATGATTTTACCTTTAAGAGGTCCAGGGCAGGATAAGagatatttggaaattttaattcAAGTGGTTCCtgttgaaaaagagagaaagaaaacatggaTTTTATTTACAgcatatattcaaatataaagtTATTTCAGATTGAATTTTTGAGTGAGAGAAGCATCTTCCTGGAACCTTCTTTGCCTCCTCCaccctctgcccaccccacctcccacctatGTCTGTTTCATAAGTTCCTTCTTTCCCCACTTCCAAAATGTTTTATAAGCTTATACTCTCCCCCATCCTCTAAACtgcttttccaaattttcttcctAACCATTTACCCCCTTTACTTCCTAAAGAACAGATTCAGGTAGCAAACTGTGAGGGAATactaattagaaaaagaaaaagaaaaaaaaacacttgtcAAGCAATTGTTATTTCCCTGTTTTCTGCTCCAATTTATGTAACTTGCCTTGTCTCAGAATAATGTTTGGCATTTCTAGAAAGGGGTCCTGATTATGGCATTTATTGACATTTACCTAAAGGGAGCTATGTAACAAAGATTATTTTTCCCTACTCAGGTGAACAGATGTTCTTGGTTTTCTGGAATAAACACTGTTCTCTCCTCCCACAGGAGCCTGCTGTCCCCCTGATTATCCCACTGTTTAAAGAGTCTCCTGAGCAGACATCCATCAATCTCCTTTGGCCATTTAAGGCTATTTTTCTCTGATCACAGGCAGGCGACAATCAGGAGTAATAAACACTATAAAATAGAAGGAATGCCATATGTCAGGCAGACAGGCCAGttcaagtctcccacactgcaggcggattctttaccgtctgagccaccagggaagcccacaccacTGATAAAGAGGCTAAAACGGAGGAAAACTGAGAAACTAAGAGCTAACCAGGCTGAGTCAAATAAATGACCAAGATGAATCGTGTGGATAAAGACGGTGGTTCCCTGGTGCTGCCATCAAGCTTAAGAGCACAGTGTTACTTAGTTCAGGGAACCAGCCAACAGCAACCAATTCCCAAGTGTGGAGTTATTCACCACTGATAAGAAATAAGAGCCTCAGTTTTGGAGTTGCCTAAGATcaacagggaaaaataaaatcctaaagCACATCTGTATGAGCCTTTGAGAGCAGCCCACTCCACTCCCTAAGCTAAACTATTTCTCTTGCTACTTTTGTGCGTTGAATCTGAGCACCACTGAGGCCTGCTGTTTCAGCAAGGATGCCTGGGACGAGGCCGGCCGGTTGGCTGTGATAGGCAGGGGCCCATCCTGCCTGCTTAGCCGGTTTCCCTGCTCCCAGAAGCATGCAGGCCTCCTTCGGGCAGGGCTGCTGACGGGCAGAGGGACTCGGGCACAGATATTCAACCTGTGCAGCCTCCACGCTGCATCTTCCTGTGCTTCTGTCAACAGGAAATCCCCTGCAGGACAACCTCTGGGAAACCATGGGAAGCCTTTTACACCGATGAAACCTGGGCTGTTTCTGAGGTTTCACTGGTAGAAGAGCAAACAGGAAGTTCACTAAGGGACATTTAGTGAGACACTGGGAATGTCCAGGTCACAGGGGAGCAGCTGGGTCGCCTGCCATATGTCAGGTGTCATTCCTGCTTCTGTGGCCTTGAAGGCACGCTGCTGCCCCACTTTCCCTAATTCCGAGTGCTGCTGGAGGGTGGcggcagggaggcaggaggtgggagaCCTCGCTGCAGGACTGGCCCAGAGTCTGCAGGGACAGACAGCTCTGATGGAACCGGCTGGAGCCTCCATCTGGAAACTGAGCAATGGAGGAGGGTTCACTTCGGTGTGAAACTACCTTTCTTAGACAGTAGGAACTCAGGACTTCATAGACCTTAACTGTGCTCTGAAATGTTTCTGATTATAATACAGGCTCATTAGAAGACACTTTAAaaaaccataaagaaagaaacaaattgtACCACCACAAAGAGACATTCGCTGTTAATATTTTGGTATACTATACCTTGCAgccatttatttcataaatagaaaaatatagccTGATTTTCTTGAGGTtgtcatattattttatatttatacatgtaaacatgtatatttatttaaaattcattaaaattatgtCAAATTATGGAtactattttataacttttttcatTTAGTAATATGTTATGGACCTTTTTTATCAGGTGATTACATATGactctaattatttttattggctaTGTGGTATTTCTATTGTAAGGACGTACCATAACCTATTTAATTAATTCTTTAAAGGAAATGATTTCTGTTAAAGAATGTCATGTTTCCATCAAAAAATGTTTGCTGTATCTTtatgctgttaagtcacttcagtcatgtctgactctgtgcgaccccagagacagcagcccaccaggctcccccgtccctgggattctccaggcaagaacactggagtgggttgccatttccttctccagtgcatgaaagtgaaaggtgaaaatgaagtcgctcagtcgtgtccaaccctcagtgaccccatggactgcagccttccaggctcctctgtccatgggattttccaggcaagagtatcttTATACTCTTGTCTAATAGTTTCACTGGACTAAATTCTTGAAAGTGCTTTAGACtatgcacatttaaaattttttcagtttttgaaaaataCGTGTTTTCTCCACATTGGCCAAAAGAACAGGTATCAGAGTGAGGCTGGCCAAGCAAGTTCATCACCATTTTCCCCCATGGTCTGGGACTGAGAGCACAGCAGAGTAGGGGCTTGGACCATGCTGGATTTTCCTGGAGGAGTCATCGTCTACAGGTTGATCAACTCTGAGCTTTGTAGCTTCAACTGCTGAAAATGATGGACAGGCGAGTTTGGGGCAAAGAGCTCTGCAATCCTGTCCACCATGATGGCTAAGCTCTGCTATCAGCTGTCTGTAAATTAGCACTGAAGGCCAGGGTCTTGTAGCgaattttctccagtttttttttccactcttagACTGATCTTCTGGTGCCAGATGGACCATGGAGCTCAGGCAGGTGCCTAACTATCAAAACCTAGTTAGACTGCAACTCCCCATGTATATTCATTGAGTGAGAATGATCACCACTTAAATATCCTGGTAAACGTAGCTCTGACCTGCAGAGCTTACCAAAATAGGTCACTCACCATATCTTCAGGGTCTGGAATTTTTACCCCACTGAAGTACTGATTTGTGCTAAATACATGTTGGTGCCTAGGAATGAGGTCTCCTTTggacaagaagaaagagaaaggtaaaattAGATCAGTTATAGatatattacaaaatactggGTATAGttttctgaaactaacacaatattgtaagtcaattatacttcaataaaaatttttaaaaaacaaaaaagagaaaaacaatgtttTTCATCCTCTCAAAAACATTAGATCAGTTAGCAAGCACTGCTCTATGGTTTCCTTTCATTGGTGCTGtattggacatcaccagatggtcaacaccaaaatcagattgattatattctttgcagccaaagatggagaagctctatacagtcaacaaaaacaagaccaggagttgactgtggctcagatcatgaactccttgttaccaaattcagactcaaat is a window of Ovis canadensis isolate MfBH-ARS-UI-01 breed Bighorn chromosome 7, ARS-UI_OviCan_v2, whole genome shotgun sequence DNA encoding:
- the DMAC2L gene encoding ATP synthase subunit s, mitochondrial is translated as MDARGGGRRAGLRRRRRWGRQLAPSFCRWQMMLFGKISQQLCGLKKLPWSRDSRYFWGWLNAVFNKVDHDRIRDVGPDRAASEWLLRCGAMVRYHSQERWQKDYNHLPTGPLDKYKIQAIDATDSCIMSIGFDHMEGLQYVEKIRLCKCHYIEDGCLERLSQLENLQKSMLEMEIISCGNVTDKGIIALHHFRNLKYLFLSDLPGVKEKEKIVQAFKTSLPSLELKLDLK